Proteins from a single region of Pseudorasbora parva isolate DD20220531a chromosome 22, ASM2467924v1, whole genome shotgun sequence:
- the nacc1b gene encoding nucleus accumbens-associated protein 1 isoform X3, which yields MAQMLQMAIPNFGNNVLECLNEQRLQGLYCDVSVVVKGHTFKAHRAVLAASSSYFRDLFNSGSKSSVVELPPAVQPQSFQQILSFCYTGRLSMNLGDQFLLMYTAGFLQIQQIMEKGTEFFLKVSSPSCDSQGLHTEEMPPSEPQSPVTQTGSGTVGGAAVTTAAARPTSCLTPLPLMSRVKTEQQTQSQQPQQEASSYSVVCTPVAKRLWEGGSREGGGGSGGGGGGGMRKAARYSQEAARGVGGAPPQSAALLGGSGTTNSNSNNNNNNSSSTPEGTSPGTPSMYTSDSPISYHDDDEEEEITDETTEEQYRQICNMYTMYSMLNVGATASERVESLPDHLTVESRGRGVRVRQDLASLPTELIAQIGNRCHPKLYEEGDPAEKLELVTGTSVFISRAQLMNCHVSAGTRHKVLLRRLLAAFFDRSTLANSCGTGIRSSTNDPNRKPLDSRVLHAVKFYCQNFAPSFKESEMNAIAADMCTNARRVVRKSWIPKLKLLMAENDAYANFLPDAAKMESDGLGVEHAFETGSLEGGTASDSGQSSTDALQGVSGDGSSLF from the exons ATGGCTCAGATGCTGCAGATGGCGATTCCCAACTTTGGCAACAATGTCCTGGAGTGTCTTAATGAGCAGAGGCTTCAGGGTCTGTACTGTGATGTGTCAGTGGTGGTGAAGGGTCACACATTTAAAGCCCACCGGGCAGTGTTGGCTGCCAGCAGCTCTTACTTTCGTGACTTGTTCAACTCTGGAAGTAAGAGCTCTGTAGTGGAGTTACCGCCAGCAGTTCAGCCTCAGAGCTTCCAGCAGATCCTTTCCTTCTGTTACACCGGTCGCCTTAGCATGAACTTAGGCGATCAGTTTCTCTTAATGTACACAGCTGGATTCCTGCAGATTCAGCAGATTATGGAAAAAGGCACGGAGTTCTTCCTAAAGGTCAGCTCACCAAGTTGTGACTCACAGGGTCTTCACACAGAAGAAATGCCTCCCTCAGAACCCCAGAGCCCCGTTACTCAAACTGGTAGTGGGACTGTAGGAGGAGCTGCGGTCACCACGGCAGCGGCTCGACCTACTTCTTGTCTTACACCTCTTCCATTGATGTCAAGGGTGAAGACAGAGCAGCAAACTCAGTCCCAGCAGCCCCAACAAGAAGCATCATCATATTCAGTGGTTTGCACTCCAGTTGCAAAGCGTCTTTGGGAAGGAGGTAGCCGTGAAGGAGGTGGAGGATCAGGGGGAGGTGGAGGAGGAGGTATGAGGAAGGCGGCCCGTTATTCACAGGAGGCGGCACGGGGCGTGGGTGGGGCACCACCTCAAAGTGCAGCTTTGTTGGGTGGAAGTGGTACCACTAATAGCAACagcaacaacaataacaacaacagcagTAGCACGCCGGAAGGCACCAGCCCAGGAACCCCAAGCATGTACACCAGTGACTCACCAATCTCTTATCacgatgatgatgaagaggaggaAATCACAGACGAAACGACAGAAGAACAGTACAGACAGATCTGTAATATGTACACTATGTACAGCATGCTGAATGTAGGGGCAACAG CCAGTGAACGAGTGGAATCACTACCCGACCACCTCACAGTTGAATCGAGGGGAAGAGGAGTTCGAGTGAGGCAGGATCTGGCATCTCTTCCCACTGAGCTCATCGCACAGATCGGAAACCGCTGTCATCCTAAACTCTATGAAGAAGGTGACCCTGCTGAGAAACTGGAGCTAGTAACAGGCACCAGTGTTTTTATTTCACGTGCTCAGCTGATGAACTGCCACGTTAGTGCAGGCACACGCCACAAAGTGTTGCTCAGGCGGCTCCTTGCTGCTTTTTTTGACCG AAGCACTCTTGCAAACAGCTGTGGAACAGGCATCCGTTCCTCCACAAATGACCCCAATCGCAAGCCACTCGACAGTCGGGTTCTCCATGCTGTTAAGT TTTACTGCCAGAACTTTGCTCCTAGTTTCAAAGAGAGCGAAATGAACGCGATCGCCGCAGACATGTGCACTAACGCACGTCGCGTGGTGCGCAAGAGCTGGATTCCAAAACTGAAGCTTCTGATGGCAGAAAACGACGCTTATGCCAACTTCCTTCCGGACGCTGCCAAAATGGAGTCTGACGGCTTGGGGGTGGAGCATGCTTTCGAAACGGGATCCCTGGAAGGCGGTACAGCCTCTGATTCTGGCCAGTCGTCGACAGATGCCCTGCAAGGCGTGAGCGGGGATGGTAGCAGCCTGTTTTA A
- the nacc1b gene encoding nucleus accumbens-associated protein 1 isoform X2 → MAQMLQMAIPNFGNNVLECLNEQRLQGLYCDVSVVVKGHTFKAHRAVLAASSSYFRDLFNSGSKSSVVELPPAVQPQSFQQILSFCYTGRLSMNLGDQFLLMYTAGFLQIQQIMEKGTEFFLKVSSPSCDSQGLHTEEMPPSEPQSPVTQTGSGTVGGAAVTTAAARPTSCLTPLPLMSRVKTEQQTQSQQPQQEASSYSVVCTPVAKRLWEGGSREGGGGSGGGGGGGMRKAARYSQEAARGVGGAPPQSAALLGGSGTTNSNSNNNNNNSSSTPEGTSPGTPSMYTSDSPISYHDDDEEEEITDETTEEQYRQICNMYTMYSMLNVGATASERVESLPDHLTVESRGRGVRVRQDLASLPTELIAQIGNRCHPKLYEEGDPAEKLELVTGTSVFISRAQLMNCHVSAGTRHKVLLRRLLAAFFDRSTLANSCGTGIRSSTNDPNRKPLDSRVLHAVKFYCQNFAPSFKESEMNAIAADMCTNARRVVRKSWIPKLKLLMAENDAYANFLPDAAKMESDGLGVEHAFETGSLEGGTASDSGQSSTDALQGVSGDGSSLF, encoded by the exons ATGGCTCAGATGCTGCAGATGGCGATTCCCAACTTTGGCAACAATGTCCTGGAGTGTCTTAATGAGCAGAGGCTTCAGGGTCTGTACTGTGATGTGTCAGTGGTGGTGAAGGGTCACACATTTAAAGCCCACCGGGCAGTGTTGGCTGCCAGCAGCTCTTACTTTCGTGACTTGTTCAACTCTGGAAGTAAGAGCTCTGTAGTGGAGTTACCGCCAGCAGTTCAGCCTCAGAGCTTCCAGCAGATCCTTTCCTTCTGTTACACCGGTCGCCTTAGCATGAACTTAGGCGATCAGTTTCTCTTAATGTACACAGCTGGATTCCTGCAGATTCAGCAGATTATGGAAAAAGGCACGGAGTTCTTCCTAAAGGTCAGCTCACCAAGTTGTGACTCACAGGGTCTTCACACAGAAGAAATGCCTCCCTCAGAACCCCAGAGCCCCGTTACTCAAACTGGTAGTGGGACTGTAGGAGGAGCTGCGGTCACCACGGCAGCGGCTCGACCTACTTCTTGTCTTACACCTCTTCCATTGATGTCAAGGGTGAAGACAGAGCAGCAAACTCAGTCCCAGCAGCCCCAACAAGAAGCATCATCATATTCAGTGGTTTGCACTCCAGTTGCAAAGCGTCTTTGGGAAGGAGGTAGCCGTGAAGGAGGTGGAGGATCAGGGGGAGGTGGAGGAGGAGGTATGAGGAAGGCGGCCCGTTATTCACAGGAGGCGGCACGGGGCGTGGGTGGGGCACCACCTCAAAGTGCAGCTTTGTTGGGTGGAAGTGGTACCACTAATAGCAACagcaacaacaataacaacaacagcagTAGCACGCCGGAAGGCACCAGCCCAGGAACCCCAAGCATGTACACCAGTGACTCACCAATCTCTTATCacgatgatgatgaagaggaggaAATCACAGACGAAACGACAGAAGAACAGTACAGACAGATCTGTAATATGTACACTATGTACAGCATGCTGAATGTAGGGGCAACAG CCAGTGAACGAGTGGAATCACTACCCGACCACCTCACAGTTGAATCGAGGGGAAGAGGAGTTCGAGTGAGGCAGGATCTGGCATCTCTTCCCACTGAGCTCATCGCACAGATCGGAAACCGCTGTCATCCTAAACTCTATGAAGAAGGTGACCCTGCTGAGAAACTGGAGCTAGTAACAGGCACCAGTGTTTTTATTTCACGTGCTCAGCTGATGAACTGCCACGTTAGTGCAGGCACACGCCACAAAGTGTTGCTCAGGCGGCTCCTTGCTGCTTTTTTTGACCG AAGCACTCTTGCAAACAGCTGTGGAACAGGCATCCGTTCCTCCACAAATGACCCCAATCGCAAGCCACTCGACAGTCGGGTTCTCCATGCTGTTAAGT TTTACTGCCAGAACTTTGCTCCTAGTTTCAAAGAGAGCGAAATGAACGCGATCGCCGCAGACATGTGCACTAACGCACGTCGCGTGGTGCGCAAGAGCTGGATTCCAAAACTGAAGCTTCTGATGGCAGAAAACGACGCTTATGCCAACTTCCTTCCGGACGCTGCCAAAATGGAGTCTGACGGCTTGGGGGTGGAGCATGCTTTCGAAACGGGATCCCTGGAAGGCGGTACAGCCTCTGATTCTGGCCAGTCGTCGACAGATGCCCTGCAAGGCGTGAGCGGGGATGGTAGCAGCCTGTTTTA a
- the ier2b gene encoding immediate early response 2b: MDVEAKRIMALSISKLYSLRTQRGGLRLHRSLLLSMTMRAARDIYHTAQQLRDAEEEEQVVPCAPEATTEEPMEINKDSPQVAMKPQEHEETLEDDKENQCSSERHSRKRRGKTALEPDFLPLKKARMDTDEEKQHPQGEVLRTNNGNSCRQIETLTAFATHRAIVAC, translated from the coding sequence ATGGACGTCGAGGCAAAGAGAATCATGGCTCTCTCTATTAGTAAACTGTATTCATTAAGAACACAGCGCGGGGGATTGAGACTTCACCGGAGTCTCCTGCTCTCCATGACCATGAGAGCCGCACGGGACATCTACCACACCGCGCAGCAGCTCAGAGATGCGGAGGAGGAGGAGCAGGTCGTTCCGTGCGCTCCGGAGGCGACCACAGAGGAACCCATGGAGATTAATAAAGACTCCCCTCAGGTCGCAATGAAGCCTCAGGAACATGAAGAGACTCTAGAAGACGACAAAGAGAACCAGTGCTCTTCTGAACGGCACTCCAGGAAGCGCCGTGGTAAAACGGCGCTCGAGCCTGACTTTCTACCTCTGAAGAAGGCGAGGATGGACACGGATGAGGAAAAGCAACATCCCCAAGGCGAGGTTTTAAGGACTAATAATGGAAACAGCTGTCGCCAGATTGAAACTCTTACAGCGTTCGCAACACATCGAGCCATCGTGGCGTGTTGA
- the trmt1 gene encoding tRNA (guanine(26)-N(2))-dimethyltransferase isoform X2, with the protein MDSKKDPEESQDITGVGADSTSKAVPKEDTNPSSSTESIQTSSTQPGLLPGETVVREGKAAILFPSANEVFYNPVQEFNRDLTCAVITEFAREKLAQRGIRILVPGEKDRVVVRLSEENNGTVDQEASEQPENEQQKEDEADEKEYITASVGERCEQGLCVLEGLAASGLRSVRFALEVPGLKNITANDYSAKAAALIARNAQHNNVSHILQASQRDASMVMYEARGRKERYDIIDLDPYGSPSPFLDAAVQAVSEGGLLCVTCTDMAVMAGNSGETCYSKYGSMSIKSKYCHEMALRIILHSLDQRAAVHQRYIEPLLSVSVDFYIRVFVRVKTGQAVVKNSASKQALLYNCVGCGAYHLQRMGKRVSQGKHMKYSAATGPPVGPNCEHCGQRHQLGGPVWAEPLHDITFVQKILGAISGNPTRFRTSKRIEGVLSMVTEELQDVPLYYALDHLSSTVHCNTPPMLQFRSALMHAGYRVSFSHACKNAVKTDAPAGVLWDIMRCWEKSNPVKRERLSETSPAHRILSTEPSLQACFEIREDANPQSRKRHLTRFQENPQANWGPKARARAGGGISSELEDKRKHFQGKRKKPITDSSQLKSLPCKRFRKGTCTHGDKCCYSHELKQETNEDKMD; encoded by the exons ATGGACAGCAAGAAAGACCCCGAAGAATCTCAGGACATCACCGGTGTAGGTGCTGACAGTACTTCCAAAGCAGTGCCAAAGGAAGACACCAATCCCTCCAGCTCTACAGAGAGCATTCAGACATCATCTACACAACCTGGGCTTTTACCAGGCGAGACAGTTGTCAGGGAGGGAAAGGCTGCCATTTTATTCCCAAGTGCTAATGAGGTGTTCTACAACCCTGTGCAAGAGTTTAACCGAGATTTAAC GTGTGCGGTGATCACAGAGTTTGCTAGGGAGAAGCTGGCTCAAAGGGGCATCCGGATCCTGGTCCCGGGTGAGAAAGACAGAGTCGTGGTACGACTCTCAGAGGAGAATAATGGTACGGTGGATCAGGAAGCATCAGAACAGCCTGAAAATGAGCAACAAAAGGAAGACGAGGCTGATGAGAAGGAATACATCACTGCCTCTGTAGGGGAAAGATGTGAG CAAGGTCTGTGTGTGCTGGAGGGTCTGGCGGCGTCAGGCCTGCGTTCAGTACGTTTTGCTCTGGAGGTTCCTGGCCTGAAGAACATCACTGCTAATGATTACTCTGCTAAAGCTGCTGCCCTGATCGCCCGCAATGCACAACACAACAACGTGTCCCACATACTGCAAGCCAGCCAAAGAGATGCCAG TATGGTAATGTATGAGGCAAGAGGGAGGAAGGAACGCTATGATATAATCGATCTTGACCCCTATGGCAGCCCATCACCATTTCTGGACGCGGCTGTGCAGGCTGTCAGTGAAGGAG GGTTGCTTTGCGTCACATGTACGGACATGGCTGTAATGGCTGGAAACAGTGGGGAGACCTGCTACAGCAAATATGGCTCTATGTCCATCAAGTCCAAATACTGTCATGAGATG GCCCTGCGTATAATCCTGCACAGTTTAGATCAGAGAGCAGCCGTGCATCAGCGCTACATTGAACCTCTCTTGAGCGTGAGTGTGGATTTCTACATCCGTGTGTTCGTCAGAGTCAAAACCGGACAGGCTGTAGTCAAAAACTCGGCAAG TAAGCAGGCGCTGTTGTACAACTGTGTTGGCTGTGGTGCATACCATCTGCAGAGGATGGGGAAGAGGGTGAGCCAAGGCAAACA TATGAAGTATTCAGCAGCCACGGGACCACCTGTAGGGCCTAACTGTGAACACTGTGGGCAGAGACACCAG TTGGGCGGTCCAGTCTGGGCGGAGCCTCTTCATGACATTACATTTGTTCAGAAGATTCTGGGTGCCATTTCAGGAAACCCCACTCGCTTCAGAACATCCAAGCGGATTGAAGGGGTGCTTAGCATGGTGACCGAG GAGCTGCAGGATGTTCCTCTGTACTATGCTTTAGATCATCTGAGCAGCACAGTCCACTGCAACACACCGCCCATGCTGCAATTCAG GTCAGCTCTCATGCACGCTGGGTACAGAGTGTCTTTTTCTCATGCCTGTAAGAATGCTGTGAAGACCGACGCTCCCGCTGGTGTGTTGTGGGATATCATGCGGTGCTGG GAAAAGTCAAACCCTGTGAAGAGAGAGCGGTTATCAGAAACCAGTCCTGCCCATCGCATTCTCTCCACAGAGCCATC TCTTCAGGCCTGCTTTGAGATCAGAGAGGACGCAAACCCTCAGTCACGAAAACGTCACCTCACACGTTTCCAGGAGAACCCACAGGCCAACTGGGGACCCAAAGCACGTGCCAGAGCTGG TGGAGGAATCTCCTCTGAACTGGAAgacaaaagaaaacactttcaGGGTAAAAGAAAGAAACCGATCACAGACTCCTCTCAACTCAAGAGCCTCCCATGTAAGAGGTTTCGAAAG GGAACATGCACACATGGAGACAAATGCTGCTATTCACATGAGCTCAAACAAGAAACCAATGAGGACAAGATGGACTAA
- the LOC137058406 gene encoding syntaxin-6-like — MSMEDPFFVVKGEVQKALSKAQGLFERWEELLQEETPVSRDELDWSTNELRNCLRAIDWDLEDLHETISIVEANPGKFRLEEHELQERRNFVERTRNSVQLMKEQLSSPSAVAQAEKKNRQALLGATAKDRYAGLEPHLVSANSKYIQEQQEQQQLIMQDQDEHLELVTGSIRVLKDMSSRIGDELDEQAVMLGEFSEEMDQTGSRMDSVLKKMEKVSHMTSSRRQWCAIGVLVIILIVVLILFFAI, encoded by the exons ATGTCGATGGAGGATCCTTTTTTTGTGGTTAAAGG GGAGGTGCAGAAGGCCCTGTCCAAAGCACAGGGGCTGTTTGAGCGCTGGGAGGAGCTGCTGCAGGAAGAAACCCCCGTCAGCCGCGATGAGCTGGACTGGAGCACCAATGAACTCCGAAACTGCCTGCGGGCCATCGACTGGGACCTAGAGGACCTGCATGAAACCATCA GTATTGTGGAGGCAAACCCTGGAAAGTTCCGTTTAGAGGAACATGAACTCCAGGAGAGGCGGAATTTTGTGGAACGAACACGGAATTCTGTGCAG CTGATGAAGGAGCAGCTCTCTAGTCCCTCAGCTGTGGCCCAAGCAGAGAAGAAAAACAGACAG GCTCTGCTGGGGGCCACAGCAAAGGATCGTTACGCCGGTCTGGAGCCTCATTTGGTGTCTGCAAACTCCAAATACATTCAGGAACAACAGGAACAGCAGCAG CTGATCATGCAGGACCAGGATGAGCACTTGGAGCTGGTCACAGGCAGTATCCGTGTGCTGAAGGACATGTCCAGCAGGATAGGAGATGAGCTGGATGAACAGGCAGT TATGCTCGGCGAGTTTAGTGAGGAGATGGACCAGACCGGTTCTAGAATGGACTCAGTGTTGAAGAAAATGGAGAAGGTTTCACACATGACCAGCA GTCGGAGACAGTGGTGTGCTATAGGAGTTCTTGTAATCATACTGATCGTGGTTCTCATTTTGTTCTTCGCCATTTAA
- the nacc1b gene encoding nucleus accumbens-associated protein 1 isoform X1, whose protein sequence is MAQMLQMAIPNFGNNVLECLNEQRLQGLYCDVSVVVKGHTFKAHRAVLAASSSYFRDLFNSGSKSSVVELPPAVQPQSFQQILSFCYTGRLSMNLGDQFLLMYTAGFLQIQQIMEKGTEFFLKVSSPSCDSQGLHTEEMPPSEPQSPVTQTGSGTVGGAAVTTAAARPTSCLTPLPLMSRVKTEQQTQSQQPQQEASSYSVVCTPVAKRLWEGGSREGGGGSGGGGGGGMRKAARYSQEAARGVGGAPPQSAALLGGSGTTNSNSNNNNNNSSSTPEGTSPGTPSMYTSDSPISYHDDDEEEEITDETTEEQYRQICNMYTMYSMLNVGATASERVESLPDHLTVESRGRGVRVRQDLASLPTELIAQIGNRCHPKLYEEGDPAEKLELVTGTSVFISRAQLMNCHVSAGTRHKVLLRRLLAAFFDRSTLANSCGTGIRSSTNDPNRKPLDSRVLHAVKFYCQNFAPSFKESEMNAIAADMCTNARRVVRKSWIPKLKLLMAENDAYANFLPDAAKMESDGLGVEHAFETGSLEGGTASDSGQSSTDALQGVSGDGSSLFYRNTFLKRRDPRGHLG, encoded by the exons ATGGCTCAGATGCTGCAGATGGCGATTCCCAACTTTGGCAACAATGTCCTGGAGTGTCTTAATGAGCAGAGGCTTCAGGGTCTGTACTGTGATGTGTCAGTGGTGGTGAAGGGTCACACATTTAAAGCCCACCGGGCAGTGTTGGCTGCCAGCAGCTCTTACTTTCGTGACTTGTTCAACTCTGGAAGTAAGAGCTCTGTAGTGGAGTTACCGCCAGCAGTTCAGCCTCAGAGCTTCCAGCAGATCCTTTCCTTCTGTTACACCGGTCGCCTTAGCATGAACTTAGGCGATCAGTTTCTCTTAATGTACACAGCTGGATTCCTGCAGATTCAGCAGATTATGGAAAAAGGCACGGAGTTCTTCCTAAAGGTCAGCTCACCAAGTTGTGACTCACAGGGTCTTCACACAGAAGAAATGCCTCCCTCAGAACCCCAGAGCCCCGTTACTCAAACTGGTAGTGGGACTGTAGGAGGAGCTGCGGTCACCACGGCAGCGGCTCGACCTACTTCTTGTCTTACACCTCTTCCATTGATGTCAAGGGTGAAGACAGAGCAGCAAACTCAGTCCCAGCAGCCCCAACAAGAAGCATCATCATATTCAGTGGTTTGCACTCCAGTTGCAAAGCGTCTTTGGGAAGGAGGTAGCCGTGAAGGAGGTGGAGGATCAGGGGGAGGTGGAGGAGGAGGTATGAGGAAGGCGGCCCGTTATTCACAGGAGGCGGCACGGGGCGTGGGTGGGGCACCACCTCAAAGTGCAGCTTTGTTGGGTGGAAGTGGTACCACTAATAGCAACagcaacaacaataacaacaacagcagTAGCACGCCGGAAGGCACCAGCCCAGGAACCCCAAGCATGTACACCAGTGACTCACCAATCTCTTATCacgatgatgatgaagaggaggaAATCACAGACGAAACGACAGAAGAACAGTACAGACAGATCTGTAATATGTACACTATGTACAGCATGCTGAATGTAGGGGCAACAG CCAGTGAACGAGTGGAATCACTACCCGACCACCTCACAGTTGAATCGAGGGGAAGAGGAGTTCGAGTGAGGCAGGATCTGGCATCTCTTCCCACTGAGCTCATCGCACAGATCGGAAACCGCTGTCATCCTAAACTCTATGAAGAAGGTGACCCTGCTGAGAAACTGGAGCTAGTAACAGGCACCAGTGTTTTTATTTCACGTGCTCAGCTGATGAACTGCCACGTTAGTGCAGGCACACGCCACAAAGTGTTGCTCAGGCGGCTCCTTGCTGCTTTTTTTGACCG AAGCACTCTTGCAAACAGCTGTGGAACAGGCATCCGTTCCTCCACAAATGACCCCAATCGCAAGCCACTCGACAGTCGGGTTCTCCATGCTGTTAAGT TTTACTGCCAGAACTTTGCTCCTAGTTTCAAAGAGAGCGAAATGAACGCGATCGCCGCAGACATGTGCACTAACGCACGTCGCGTGGTGCGCAAGAGCTGGATTCCAAAACTGAAGCTTCTGATGGCAGAAAACGACGCTTATGCCAACTTCCTTCCGGACGCTGCCAAAATGGAGTCTGACGGCTTGGGGGTGGAGCATGCTTTCGAAACGGGATCCCTGGAAGGCGGTACAGCCTCTGATTCTGGCCAGTCGTCGACAGATGCCCTGCAAGGCGTGAGCGGGGATGGTAGCAGCCTGTTTTA CAGAAACACATTCCTGAAGAGGAGGGACCCCCGGGGACATTTGGGGTGA
- the trmt1 gene encoding tRNA (guanine(26)-N(2))-dimethyltransferase isoform X1, whose translation MLARTTLQVLFRCPSLSLAFPKKRSFFLRILTTGHSCVLKNFRTMDSKKDPEESQDITGVGADSTSKAVPKEDTNPSSSTESIQTSSTQPGLLPGETVVREGKAAILFPSANEVFYNPVQEFNRDLTCAVITEFAREKLAQRGIRILVPGEKDRVVVRLSEENNGTVDQEASEQPENEQQKEDEADEKEYITASVGERCEQGLCVLEGLAASGLRSVRFALEVPGLKNITANDYSAKAAALIARNAQHNNVSHILQASQRDASMVMYEARGRKERYDIIDLDPYGSPSPFLDAAVQAVSEGGLLCVTCTDMAVMAGNSGETCYSKYGSMSIKSKYCHEMALRIILHSLDQRAAVHQRYIEPLLSVSVDFYIRVFVRVKTGQAVVKNSASKQALLYNCVGCGAYHLQRMGKRVSQGKHMKYSAATGPPVGPNCEHCGQRHQLGGPVWAEPLHDITFVQKILGAISGNPTRFRTSKRIEGVLSMVTEELQDVPLYYALDHLSSTVHCNTPPMLQFRSALMHAGYRVSFSHACKNAVKTDAPAGVLWDIMRCWEKSNPVKRERLSETSPAHRILSTEPSLQACFEIREDANPQSRKRHLTRFQENPQANWGPKARARAGGGISSELEDKRKHFQGKRKKPITDSSQLKSLPCKRFRKGTCTHGDKCCYSHELKQETNEDKMD comes from the exons ATGTTAGCTAGGACTACACTTCAGGTATTATTTAGATGTCCTAGTTTGTCATTAGCATTTCCTAAGAAGAGATCATTCTTCCTTCGGATCCTCACAACAGGGCACAGTTGTGTCTTGAAAAATTTCAGGACAATGGACAGCAAGAAAGACCCCGAAGAATCTCAGGACATCACCGGTGTAGGTGCTGACAGTACTTCCAAAGCAGTGCCAAAGGAAGACACCAATCCCTCCAGCTCTACAGAGAGCATTCAGACATCATCTACACAACCTGGGCTTTTACCAGGCGAGACAGTTGTCAGGGAGGGAAAGGCTGCCATTTTATTCCCAAGTGCTAATGAGGTGTTCTACAACCCTGTGCAAGAGTTTAACCGAGATTTAAC GTGTGCGGTGATCACAGAGTTTGCTAGGGAGAAGCTGGCTCAAAGGGGCATCCGGATCCTGGTCCCGGGTGAGAAAGACAGAGTCGTGGTACGACTCTCAGAGGAGAATAATGGTACGGTGGATCAGGAAGCATCAGAACAGCCTGAAAATGAGCAACAAAAGGAAGACGAGGCTGATGAGAAGGAATACATCACTGCCTCTGTAGGGGAAAGATGTGAG CAAGGTCTGTGTGTGCTGGAGGGTCTGGCGGCGTCAGGCCTGCGTTCAGTACGTTTTGCTCTGGAGGTTCCTGGCCTGAAGAACATCACTGCTAATGATTACTCTGCTAAAGCTGCTGCCCTGATCGCCCGCAATGCACAACACAACAACGTGTCCCACATACTGCAAGCCAGCCAAAGAGATGCCAG TATGGTAATGTATGAGGCAAGAGGGAGGAAGGAACGCTATGATATAATCGATCTTGACCCCTATGGCAGCCCATCACCATTTCTGGACGCGGCTGTGCAGGCTGTCAGTGAAGGAG GGTTGCTTTGCGTCACATGTACGGACATGGCTGTAATGGCTGGAAACAGTGGGGAGACCTGCTACAGCAAATATGGCTCTATGTCCATCAAGTCCAAATACTGTCATGAGATG GCCCTGCGTATAATCCTGCACAGTTTAGATCAGAGAGCAGCCGTGCATCAGCGCTACATTGAACCTCTCTTGAGCGTGAGTGTGGATTTCTACATCCGTGTGTTCGTCAGAGTCAAAACCGGACAGGCTGTAGTCAAAAACTCGGCAAG TAAGCAGGCGCTGTTGTACAACTGTGTTGGCTGTGGTGCATACCATCTGCAGAGGATGGGGAAGAGGGTGAGCCAAGGCAAACA TATGAAGTATTCAGCAGCCACGGGACCACCTGTAGGGCCTAACTGTGAACACTGTGGGCAGAGACACCAG TTGGGCGGTCCAGTCTGGGCGGAGCCTCTTCATGACATTACATTTGTTCAGAAGATTCTGGGTGCCATTTCAGGAAACCCCACTCGCTTCAGAACATCCAAGCGGATTGAAGGGGTGCTTAGCATGGTGACCGAG GAGCTGCAGGATGTTCCTCTGTACTATGCTTTAGATCATCTGAGCAGCACAGTCCACTGCAACACACCGCCCATGCTGCAATTCAG GTCAGCTCTCATGCACGCTGGGTACAGAGTGTCTTTTTCTCATGCCTGTAAGAATGCTGTGAAGACCGACGCTCCCGCTGGTGTGTTGTGGGATATCATGCGGTGCTGG GAAAAGTCAAACCCTGTGAAGAGAGAGCGGTTATCAGAAACCAGTCCTGCCCATCGCATTCTCTCCACAGAGCCATC TCTTCAGGCCTGCTTTGAGATCAGAGAGGACGCAAACCCTCAGTCACGAAAACGTCACCTCACACGTTTCCAGGAGAACCCACAGGCCAACTGGGGACCCAAAGCACGTGCCAGAGCTGG TGGAGGAATCTCCTCTGAACTGGAAgacaaaagaaaacactttcaGGGTAAAAGAAAGAAACCGATCACAGACTCCTCTCAACTCAAGAGCCTCCCATGTAAGAGGTTTCGAAAG GGAACATGCACACATGGAGACAAATGCTGCTATTCACATGAGCTCAAACAAGAAACCAATGAGGACAAGATGGACTAA